One stretch of Acholeplasma laidlawii PG-8A DNA includes these proteins:
- a CDS encoding ATP-binding protein, with the protein MKLEFMREAILNDDETKHLKLNDEEVIIVYQYLLQRDQNDSKSFKPKLKFEPYVQIVYEPTKEKRQQDLTRIIKRNLETFESDIYIADATLDDFIISDDFQKEAVDYARQTIDQKDKFMKGLYLYGPNGTGKSFLLSGLANELTKLNIDVIYAFVPDLIRTLKGAISTNQLEKRINILKRTKVLILDDLGGENMSAWFRDEILLPVIHYRLNANLMVHISSNVTFKELAEGMTLNKDNDSIRVMRIIKRISDLTKPFKLMKRFKID; encoded by the coding sequence ATGAAACTAGAATTTATGAGAGAAGCCATCTTGAATGATGATGAGACAAAACATTTAAAATTAAATGACGAAGAAGTCATTATTGTGTACCAATATTTACTTCAACGTGATCAAAACGATTCAAAAAGCTTTAAACCTAAATTAAAGTTTGAACCCTACGTTCAAATTGTATATGAGCCAACTAAAGAAAAAAGACAACAAGATTTAACACGTATCATTAAAAGAAACTTAGAAACCTTTGAATCAGATATCTACATAGCAGATGCAACCTTAGATGACTTCATCATTAGTGATGACTTTCAAAAAGAAGCAGTTGACTATGCAAGACAAACCATCGACCAAAAAGATAAGTTCATGAAAGGACTCTATTTATATGGTCCAAATGGTACTGGTAAAAGCTTTTTATTAAGTGGTTTAGCAAATGAACTTACTAAACTTAACATTGATGTTATCTATGCCTTTGTTCCAGACTTAATAAGAACATTAAAAGGTGCAATTTCAACAAATCAACTTGAAAAACGTATCAACATCTTAAAACGTACAAAGGTACTTATTTTAGATGATTTGGGTGGTGAAAACATGTCTGCATGGTTTAGAGATGAAATATTACTACCTGTCATCCATTACCGTTTAAATGCAAATTTAATGGTACACATTTCAAGTAATGTGACCTTCAAGGAACTTGCAGAAGGTATGACTCTAAATAAAGATAATGATAGTATTCGTGTCATGCGTATTATCAAAAGAATTAGTGATTTGACAAAACCCTTCAAATTGATGAAAAGATTCAAAATAGATTGA
- the thrS gene encoding threonine--tRNA ligase, whose protein sequence is MIKVTFPDGNIKSYKKGITVLEVAEDISISLAKKIVAAKFNEDLVEISRKLEHDGKLQLLTPKEELSFHVLNHSAAHLMAQAIRKLYPDALFGVGPAIEEGYYYDVDFKDSVFTDADLEEVEKMMKKLSEENHLIERIEVSYDEARDIFKNDPYKLELIEVYKDDQLSVYRQGEFIDLCRGGHVPSTKYIKHFKLLSIAGAYWRGDAKNRQLVRVYGIAYFEKAELDKHLVMLEERKLRDHRKIGKDLDIFMTSQEVGSGLPFWLPKGATIRRIIERYITDKELELGYLHVYTPIMANVEFYKQSGHWDHYHENMYPPMDLGDGEMLVLRPMNCPHHMMIYKKDIHSYRELPIRFAELGMMHRYEKSGALSGLQRVREMTLNDAHIFVRPDQIKEEFMRVVHLIIEVYKDFKITDYSFRLSYRDPENKEKYFDDDQMWQRAESELKNVMDEMKLPYKEAIGEAAFYGPKLDIQVRTAMGMEETLSTVQLDFLLPERFDLTYVGEDGKNNHRPVVIHRGVVSTMERFVAYLIEEYKGSFPLWLAPVQLKLIPVNLDLHKDYVMNLHEQLKKLGFRVESDFRNEKLGYKIREAQTLKIPYQLVVGDNEMNTHSITYRPYGSEKQINISIDGFIKLLNERMINKD, encoded by the coding sequence ATGATTAAAGTAACATTTCCTGATGGCAACATCAAATCTTACAAAAAAGGTATTACAGTATTAGAGGTTGCAGAAGATATTTCGATATCTTTAGCAAAAAAAATAGTTGCAGCTAAATTTAATGAGGATTTAGTTGAAATATCACGTAAATTAGAACATGATGGTAAATTACAATTACTTACTCCAAAAGAGGAACTATCATTTCATGTATTAAATCACTCGGCCGCACACTTAATGGCACAAGCTATTCGTAAACTTTATCCAGATGCATTATTTGGGGTAGGGCCAGCAATTGAAGAAGGCTATTATTATGATGTTGATTTTAAAGACAGTGTCTTTACAGATGCAGATTTAGAAGAGGTAGAAAAAATGATGAAAAAATTAAGTGAAGAAAATCACTTAATCGAACGTATTGAAGTATCCTATGATGAAGCTAGAGACATATTTAAAAATGATCCATATAAATTAGAATTAATTGAAGTTTATAAAGATGATCAGTTAAGTGTTTATAGACAAGGGGAATTCATCGATTTATGTCGTGGTGGTCACGTACCTTCCACAAAATACATCAAACACTTTAAACTCTTAAGTATTGCAGGTGCTTACTGGAGAGGGGATGCTAAAAATAGACAATTAGTACGTGTGTATGGTATTGCTTATTTTGAAAAAGCAGAACTTGATAAACATTTAGTGATGCTTGAAGAAAGAAAATTAAGAGATCATAGAAAAATCGGTAAAGATTTAGATATCTTTATGACAAGCCAAGAAGTAGGCTCTGGGTTACCATTTTGGTTACCAAAAGGCGCAACTATTCGCCGCATCATCGAACGTTATATTACTGATAAAGAGTTAGAATTAGGCTATTTACACGTGTATACACCAATTATGGCTAACGTAGAGTTTTATAAACAAAGTGGACACTGGGATCACTATCATGAAAACATGTATCCTCCAATGGATTTAGGTGATGGAGAAATGTTAGTACTACGTCCAATGAACTGTCCTCACCACATGATGATTTATAAAAAAGATATTCACTCCTATAGAGAATTGCCAATACGTTTTGCTGAACTAGGTATGATGCACCGTTATGAAAAATCAGGCGCGTTAAGTGGTTTACAACGTGTTAGAGAAATGACTTTAAATGATGCACATATCTTTGTAAGACCTGATCAAATTAAAGAAGAATTTATGCGTGTTGTGCATTTAATTATTGAAGTATATAAAGACTTTAAGATCACTGATTATAGCTTTAGATTAAGCTATAGAGATCCAGAAAACAAAGAAAAATACTTTGATGATGATCAAATGTGGCAACGTGCGGAATCAGAACTTAAAAACGTCATGGATGAAATGAAACTTCCATACAAAGAAGCCATCGGTGAAGCAGCATTCTATGGACCAAAATTAGATATCCAAGTACGTACTGCAATGGGTATGGAAGAAACTCTATCCACAGTACAACTAGACTTCTTATTACCGGAACGATTTGACCTAACTTATGTTGGTGAAGATGGTAAGAATAACCATCGCCCGGTAGTTATTCACCGTGGTGTAGTATCTACAATGGAACGTTTTGTAGCATACTTAATTGAAGAATACAAAGGTAGCTTCCCATTATGGTTAGCACCAGTTCAATTAAAACTGATTCCTGTAAATTTAGACTTACATAAAGATTATGTCATGAATCTACATGAACAATTAAAAAAATTAGGATTTAGAGTAGAATCTGACTTTAGAAATGAAAAGTTAGGCTATAAGATCCGTGAAGCTCAAACATTAAAAATACCATATCAATTAGTGGTAGGTGATAATGAGATGAATACACACTCAATTACCTATAGACCATATGGAAGTGAAAAGCAAATTAATATCTCAATTGATGGCTTCATTAAATTGTTAAATGAACGCATGATCAATAAAGACTAA
- a CDS encoding ABC transporter ATP-binding protein, translating to MLEVKNVTLKYGDFTAVDDLSFEVEKGEIFGLLGTNGAGKTTTFRTIMGLLYPSSGYVRYEGDFVSYETVDKIGYMIEERSLLTKLTVKDLILYFGQLKNVPVKTILERLDYWLKRFNIVDYKMKKIKELSKGNQQKIQFISALINEPSLLVLDEPFSGLDVINIELFVEVIREYQQKGCTIIFSSHQIDHVESFCERLVVLEKGKSVISGLIKDVKNDFKKHNIKVIADGLDAEKVLGIPGVFGCTKDSKEWTIKIESEDVAPSVFDYIKTLENLRKYDVEQASLSEIFIAKVGKKYEEA from the coding sequence ATGCTTGAAGTAAAAAATGTCACTTTAAAATACGGCGATTTTACAGCCGTAGATGACTTATCTTTTGAAGTAGAAAAAGGTGAAATCTTTGGTCTACTCGGCACCAATGGTGCTGGTAAGACTACAACTTTTAGAACTATAATGGGTTTACTATACCCATCTAGTGGTTATGTTAGATATGAAGGGGATTTTGTCTCTTATGAAACAGTGGATAAAATAGGTTATATGATTGAGGAAAGAAGTTTACTAACAAAACTTACTGTAAAAGACTTAATTTTGTATTTTGGTCAACTTAAAAATGTACCTGTTAAAACAATATTAGAACGACTGGATTATTGGTTAAAACGTTTTAATATTGTAGATTATAAAATGAAGAAAATTAAAGAATTATCTAAGGGGAATCAACAAAAAATTCAGTTTATTTCAGCACTGATTAATGAACCATCATTACTAGTACTAGATGAACCTTTTAGTGGTCTAGACGTTATAAATATAGAATTATTTGTTGAAGTTATCAGAGAATACCAACAAAAAGGTTGTACCATTATCTTTTCATCACACCAAATAGATCATGTAGAAAGTTTTTGTGAGCGCCTAGTTGTCTTAGAAAAAGGTAAATCAGTGATTTCAGGATTAATTAAAGATGTTAAAAATGACTTTAAAAAGCATAACATTAAAGTCATAGCAGATGGTTTAGATGCTGAAAAAGTACTTGGAATACCTGGTGTTTTTGGATGTACAAAAGACTCCAAAGAATGGACCATTAAAATTGAATCAGAAGATGTTGCACCAAGTGTATTTGATTATATTAAGACACTAGAGAATTTAAGAAAATATGATGTTGAGCAAGCAAGTTTATCTGAGATATTTATTGCGAAAGTAGGTAAAAAGTATGAAGAAGCTTAA
- a CDS encoding ABC transporter permease, producing the protein MKKLKYLIKYGLKKRLFTKAFYISTAVIGVLIVGITLLPTIISSFADEPGGEIIDNRITIVDTTGYNFDDALQTVINFSLFNLFDNQIEYLLSNDIPDATYYDDALPNSGLIYIYLEGGLVQVQVYNSGLHGYVASILESFLPNLQRLKYEIDNPGSTGMINDVTVDFVKDPNAEDTELQSIMSALSTAVIIPIFILITIALQFIGTEIMEEKSTKAIEIIIASVPPRTHFFAKILSIMIFLVVQLLTYVIFGLVGFGLNELIASGSTSVGGSWGDIVGILGPVILPTLLVTLVCAVLGALIYAIIGGFFASLSVNQEDYQAIQTPVMMILMISYMGGIFAGASQLSGLLLFFGYFPFSAPLVLPVAFAAGQLGWLEVVISFAIMIVTAVGLLAVFTPLYRASILSYDQSSLFKRIKNTYRTSKVLKDNQKLYEGKK; encoded by the coding sequence ATGAAGAAGCTTAAGTATTTAATTAAATATGGATTAAAGAAAAGACTTTTTACAAAAGCATTTTATATTTCAACAGCAGTCATTGGTGTTTTAATTGTAGGTATTACATTACTACCTACAATTATTAGTAGTTTTGCTGATGAACCGGGTGGAGAGATTATCGATAATAGAATAACTATTGTAGATACAACCGGATATAACTTTGATGATGCACTACAAACAGTCATTAATTTCTCTTTATTCAATTTATTTGATAACCAAATTGAATATCTTTTATCAAATGATATTCCTGATGCAACATATTATGATGATGCACTACCAAACTCTGGGTTAATTTACATTTATTTAGAAGGTGGTTTGGTTCAAGTACAAGTATATAATTCTGGTTTACATGGCTATGTAGCATCTATACTTGAAAGTTTCTTACCAAACTTACAAAGACTAAAATATGAAATTGATAATCCAGGTTCTACTGGAATGATTAATGATGTTACTGTAGATTTTGTAAAAGATCCAAATGCAGAAGATACAGAACTTCAATCCATTATGTCAGCTTTATCTACAGCAGTGATTATCCCAATCTTTATTTTAATTACAATTGCACTCCAGTTCATAGGTACTGAGATTATGGAAGAAAAATCTACTAAGGCAATTGAGATTATTATTGCATCTGTACCACCTAGAACACACTTTTTTGCTAAGATATTGTCCATCATGATATTCTTAGTAGTTCAGCTATTAACCTATGTTATCTTTGGACTAGTAGGGTTTGGCTTAAACGAACTGATTGCTAGTGGCAGTACCTCAGTTGGCGGTAGTTGGGGTGATATTGTAGGTATTTTAGGACCAGTTATTTTACCTACATTACTTGTAACTTTAGTATGTGCTGTATTAGGGGCACTTATCTATGCAATCATAGGTGGATTCTTCGCATCATTATCAGTTAACCAAGAAGATTATCAAGCAATTCAAACACCTGTTATGATGATTTTAATGATTTCATATATGGGTGGGATATTTGCAGGTGCATCCCAACTATCAGGATTACTCTTATTCTTTGGATACTTCCCATTTAGTGCACCACTTGTTTTACCGGTTGCATTTGCTGCTGGACAATTAGGTTGGTTAGAAGTAGTTATTAGTTTTGCTATTATGATAGTAACTGCAGTAGGGTTACTTGCAGTATTTACACCACTTTACCGTGCAAGTATTCTATCTTATGATCAATCCTCATTATTTAAACGTATTAAAAACACTTACCGTACATCTAAGGTATTAAAAGACAATCAAAAATTATATGAAGGTAAAAAGTAA
- a CDS encoding P-loop NTPase, whose translation MSKLEQLKIELNKLIDPSLNKTFEEVGSILSIKVDEEDVIDLEVQLKNRRKDETNIKLEIARLAKIKFDYPGIRIIFTDSNYKLDDEKSITYLGIISGKGGVGKSSVTANLAVALKRLGYKVGVIDTDVYGSSIPSIFNLPIEPLDTSEDDELIPARTLDDIQVISPEFFMPLDQPLMWRGPMLGKLITHFFNNVLWDEDTQIVLIDLPPGTGDIQLDVQTFVPDAKMLLVTTPHPNASHVALKAGLGAYEIGHKIIGVVENMSYYYNEANQKNEYLFGQGGGEITASKLQSELLIQIPINQPVDTSSYIYSLNDMNGKLYFALAKKVLEKL comes from the coding sequence TTGAGCAAATTAGAACAATTAAAAATTGAATTAAATAAATTAATAGATCCATCATTGAATAAAACATTTGAAGAAGTAGGCAGTATTTTAAGTATTAAAGTCGATGAAGAAGATGTGATAGATTTAGAAGTCCAGCTTAAAAATAGACGAAAAGATGAAACCAATATCAAACTTGAAATTGCAAGACTTGCAAAAATCAAGTTTGATTATCCAGGTATCCGCATCATATTCACCGATTCTAACTACAAACTAGATGATGAAAAATCTATCACTTACCTTGGTATCATCTCAGGTAAGGGTGGTGTTGGTAAATCTAGTGTTACAGCAAACCTTGCTGTCGCACTCAAAAGATTAGGCTATAAAGTAGGTGTGATTGATACAGATGTTTATGGTTCTTCCATACCAAGTATTTTTAATCTACCTATTGAACCACTAGATACTTCAGAAGATGATGAACTTATACCTGCAAGAACTCTAGATGACATACAAGTCATTAGCCCTGAATTTTTTATGCCGCTAGACCAACCACTTATGTGGCGTGGTCCAATGTTGGGTAAACTTATAACACATTTTTTCAATAATGTATTATGGGATGAAGATACTCAAATCGTTTTAATTGATTTACCACCTGGTACGGGTGATATACAGCTCGATGTACAAACATTTGTACCAGATGCTAAAATGTTACTTGTTACGACACCGCATCCAAATGCTAGCCATGTAGCCTTAAAAGCTGGTCTTGGCGCTTATGAAATAGGACACAAAATCATTGGTGTGGTTGAAAACATGAGTTACTATTATAATGAAGCAAATCAAAAAAATGAGTATTTATTTGGTCAAGGTGGTGGAGAAATCACAGCGTCTAAACTACAAAGTGAACTTTTAATTCAAATACCTATTAATCAACCAGTAGATACATCAAGTTACATCTATAGTCTTAACGATATGAATGGTAAGTTGTATTTTGCACTCGCGAAAAAGGTTTTAGAAAAACTATAA